In one window of Verrucomicrobiota bacterium JB022 DNA:
- a CDS encoding DUF6515 family protein has product MQLPTPEITAVLASSMKTLATIPLLALALSLSTVPAFARDRDRHDDHDRHDGHRHRDDRWDRHDHDRDHWHYRPPVRYVPPPVRYVPAPPSSSVTFEMGIPNGFISVRVGQDYYYERRGVYYRHLPQGYVVVPAPRGAIIPILPPGYRRVVYNDLPYYRCGDVYYRSVSGGYMVVERPVVIERTVVVESRPAVAEPPTPTRASADYSFWIDSYEFTYRDGQFFRRTASGLIWNEPPMGAVSNELPADAESLWYRDIEYFDLDGVYLRKTQDGYKIVPAPWSI; this is encoded by the coding sequence ATGCAGCTCCCCACCCCTGAGATCACCGCCGTTCTGGCTTCCTCGATGAAAACCCTCGCCACCATTCCCCTGCTCGCCCTTGCGCTGAGCCTGTCGACGGTTCCCGCCTTCGCCCGCGATCGAGACCGCCATGATGATCACGACCGGCACGACGGACACCGCCACCGCGATGACCGCTGGGATCGCCACGATCATGATCGCGACCACTGGCACTACCGGCCTCCCGTCCGCTACGTACCGCCGCCAGTGCGTTATGTGCCCGCTCCGCCCTCCTCTTCGGTCACATTCGAGATGGGGATCCCCAACGGCTTTATCTCGGTGCGCGTCGGGCAGGATTATTACTACGAACGGCGCGGCGTCTATTACCGGCACCTGCCGCAAGGCTACGTGGTCGTCCCGGCTCCGCGCGGTGCGATCATCCCTATCCTGCCGCCCGGCTACAGGCGGGTAGTCTACAACGACTTGCCCTACTATCGTTGCGGCGACGTCTATTACCGCTCGGTCAGCGGCGGCTACATGGTGGTAGAGCGTCCGGTCGTCATCGAGCGCACGGTCGTCGTGGAGTCGCGCCCTGCCGTGGCGGAGCCCCCCACCCCAACCCGAGCCAGCGCCGATTATTCGTTCTGGATCGACAGCTACGAATTTACCTACCGCGACGGCCAGTTCTTCCGCCGCACCGCCAGCGGGCTCATCTGGAACGAACCGCCCATGGGCGCCGTCTCCAACGAGCTGCCAGCCGACGCCGAAAGCCTCTGGTATCGCGACATCGAGTATTTCGACCTCGACGGCGTTTACCTGCGCAAGACGCAAGACGGCTACAAGATCGTGCCCGCCCCGTGGTCGATCTGA